A genome region from Sphingobium sp. CR2-8 includes the following:
- the modB gene encoding molybdate ABC transporter permease subunit: MTMFTFPDESWVVIALSLKVSIVAVASMLPLAFFLAWMLERWNVPFKLLLDALIHLPLVVPPVVTGWLLLILFGANGPIGHWLQDQFGITLLFRWTGAALAAAIMALPLMVRAIRLSIEAVDRKLEEAAETLGATRIRIFLTISLPLTAPGVLVAIVLGFARSLGEFGATITFVSDIPGETRTLPIAIYSALQVPGGETIAAGFAVVSILLSMAALLISGLLVRRAGKSRNTHVL, from the coding sequence ATGACGATGTTCACCTTCCCGGACGAAAGCTGGGTCGTCATCGCGCTTTCCCTGAAGGTCAGCATCGTCGCCGTGGCGTCCATGCTGCCATTGGCATTTTTTCTGGCATGGATGCTGGAACGGTGGAACGTCCCGTTCAAGCTGTTGCTCGACGCCCTGATCCATCTTCCGCTGGTCGTTCCGCCCGTGGTCACCGGGTGGCTGCTGCTCATCTTGTTCGGCGCCAACGGGCCCATAGGACATTGGCTCCAGGACCAGTTCGGGATCACACTCTTGTTCCGCTGGACAGGCGCCGCGCTTGCCGCGGCGATCATGGCGTTGCCCTTGATGGTGCGCGCCATCCGGCTTTCGATCGAAGCGGTGGATCGCAAGCTGGAAGAGGCCGCCGAAACGCTGGGTGCGACGCGCATCCGGATTTTCCTGACCATCTCTCTGCCGCTGACTGCACCCGGCGTGCTGGTGGCGATCGTGCTCGGTTTTGCGCGATCGCTGGGGGAGTTCGGGGCGACCATCACCTTCGTATCCGATATACCGGGCGAAACCCGCACGCTGCCGATCGCCATCTACTCCGCACTCCAGGTGCCGGGCGGAGAGACGATCGCCGCCGGCTTCGCAGTGGTGTCTATCTTGCTGTCCATGGCGGCGCTCCTGATCTCCGGCCTTCTCGTCCGGCGCGCCGGCAAGTCGCGGAATACACATGTCCTTTGA
- a CDS encoding helix-turn-helix domain-containing protein, with translation MITRIREVRKAKGLTLEQVGTLCDPPTTAQTIGRLETGTRTVSVKWLNRIAMALDVTTSELVALPGQAAVPVAALLGPDGARAPTRPLSFPPPVASDGMVGVHVNASIGDYRSGDAIWCRRIAPDEFSAALNRDILCPRPAGRFLFGRLIGREGDRLQLLPLGSGGRQLVLTDPPWAAVAVQLVRRL, from the coding sequence ATGATCACGCGCATTCGGGAAGTTCGCAAGGCGAAGGGGCTGACGCTGGAACAGGTCGGGACGCTATGCGATCCGCCCACCACGGCCCAGACGATCGGGCGATTGGAAACCGGCACGCGTACCGTGTCGGTCAAATGGCTTAATCGCATCGCGATGGCGCTGGACGTCACCACGTCCGAACTGGTCGCGCTGCCGGGACAGGCGGCCGTACCGGTGGCGGCCCTGCTGGGTCCGGATGGTGCGCGGGCGCCCACCCGACCACTATCCTTCCCTCCCCCGGTCGCATCGGACGGCATGGTCGGCGTGCATGTCAACGCCAGTATCGGCGACTATCGCAGCGGCGACGCCATCTGGTGTCGGCGAATCGCGCCGGACGAATTTTCCGCCGCGCTCAACCGCGACATACTATGCCCCCGCCCGGCCGGCCGTTTTCTGTTCGGCCGGCTGATCGGCCGTGAAGGCGACCGCTTGCAACTGCTGCCTTTGGGATCGGGCGGGCGGCAATTGGTGCTGACCGATCCGCCATGGGCCGCTGTGGCGGTGCAACTCGTCCGACGGCTCTAG
- a CDS encoding molybdopterin oxidoreductase family protein: MAIVRSQCGQCGVGCGVRAFVESDRRLQIEGDRLHPANGGRLCSRADALKSMASIDRRLLQPWVDGRQQGWDKAIGQIAKRLSTLIARHGPGSVAMHVGGGLLTEDYYVANKLMKGFFGSAHIHAPWRGATDAMQKAAFGQDVMPGTFEDIDHADLILIAGADIAQAHPVLLERIEAAREEHGATLVRIADIGTLDDVEVDMRLDVMPGSTAQLLAGLLLHAHDSGALDPDDLARRVTAPADFWDRLRSGRDIWSLAKLCRLAPAQIRAFYELVSAHDRVVTLIDADADLLAAAHNYHLATGRIGRLGATPFALTAQSNGMGAREVGCMPSALAAHRDFTPDALAQVGRFWGARHLAQAPGLEDDALLEAIYDGRVKALWSIGADEAAAPWLDRARKAVPLSIRSTDAASETQEGWTIVLPSPAWIEKDGTLTGMDRLISRQRRLFDLPGDVKPDWWALTKVAQAMGWGDAFHYERSADIYREHVRLTAYGNDGSRLLNLKRHAPISNPAYDELTPWRWGEVPFDEGRFPTPDGKPRLLPIGRQPDAATS; the protein is encoded by the coding sequence ATGGCTATCGTGCGAAGCCAGTGCGGCCAATGCGGCGTGGGGTGTGGGGTGCGCGCCTTTGTGGAGTCGGACCGTCGGCTCCAGATCGAGGGCGACCGGCTGCATCCTGCCAATGGCGGGCGGCTATGTTCGAGGGCCGATGCGCTAAAGTCTATGGCGTCGATCGATCGGCGATTGCTGCAACCCTGGGTCGATGGGCGGCAGCAAGGCTGGGACAAGGCCATTGGTCAGATTGCCAAGCGGCTCTCGACTTTGATAGCGCGCCACGGTCCGGGCAGCGTTGCGATGCATGTCGGCGGCGGTTTGCTGACCGAGGATTATTATGTCGCCAACAAGCTGATGAAGGGTTTTTTCGGCTCCGCGCATATCCATGCGCCCTGGCGGGGCGCGACCGATGCGATGCAAAAGGCGGCGTTCGGTCAAGACGTCATGCCGGGCACCTTTGAGGATATCGATCATGCCGATCTGATCCTCATCGCAGGCGCCGATATCGCCCAGGCGCATCCGGTGCTGCTGGAGAGAATAGAGGCGGCGCGGGAAGAGCATGGCGCGACGCTCGTTCGAATCGCCGATATCGGCACGTTGGACGATGTCGAGGTTGATATGCGGCTGGACGTCATGCCGGGCAGCACGGCGCAATTGCTCGCCGGGCTTTTGCTTCATGCCCATGATAGCGGCGCGCTCGATCCGGACGATCTGGCAAGACGCGTGACCGCACCGGCGGACTTTTGGGACAGGCTGCGGTCCGGCCGGGATATATGGTCGCTCGCGAAGCTTTGCCGCCTTGCGCCTGCGCAGATACGGGCCTTCTACGAACTGGTGTCGGCGCATGACAGGGTTGTCACGCTGATCGACGCCGATGCCGACCTGTTGGCGGCTGCGCACAATTATCATCTGGCGACCGGCAGGATCGGGCGTTTGGGCGCGACGCCCTTTGCATTGACGGCGCAATCCAACGGCATGGGCGCGCGCGAGGTTGGCTGTATGCCAAGCGCTTTGGCCGCCCATCGCGATTTCACGCCGGACGCGCTGGCGCAAGTCGGCCGCTTCTGGGGCGCGCGTCATCTGGCGCAGGCGCCCGGCCTGGAGGACGACGCGCTGCTGGAAGCCATATATGATGGGCGGGTCAAAGCGCTGTGGAGTATCGGCGCGGATGAAGCGGCTGCGCCGTGGCTGGATAGGGCGCGAAAGGCGGTCCCGTTGTCGATCCGATCGACGGACGCTGCTTCAGAGACACAGGAAGGCTGGACCATCGTCCTGCCGTCACCCGCCTGGATTGAGAAGGACGGCACATTGACGGGCATGGATCGCCTGATCAGTCGCCAGCGGCGTCTTTTCGATCTGCCCGGTGACGTCAAGCCGGACTGGTGGGCGCTGACGAAGGTTGCCCAGGCGATGGGTTGGGGGGACGCCTTCCACTATGAACGCTCTGCCGACATCTATCGCGAGCATGTGCGTCTGACGGCTTATGGCAATGACGGCTCCCGCCTGCTGAACCTCAAGCGCCATGCGCCCATATCCAACCCGGCCTATGACGAACTTACGCCGTGGCGCTGGGGTGAGGTGCCGTTCGACGAAGGGCGCTTCCCGACGCCGGACGGGAAGCCGCGATTGTTACCCATCGGGCGTCAACCCGACGCGGCGACATCGTGA
- a CDS encoding glycosyltransferase family 4 protein: MGLRPFNAPGARLALRSKRASTLLSGTGGDSEVILDISRLLSRSFHPAPTGIDRVEYVYARELLARMPERLVFSAVHPAGGYYGRLDNSAVRQFLAFTAAKWRNARSADTKESRAAVVRHLFATRPRPVPRATAPRVYLQVSPHHLDDHEKVRAILRAEGAKFITLVHDVIPLSHPEYARPQGADEHRRRVRTIDSFAAGIIGNSQATIDALEPHMAHGLDGRAVRVAHFGADAPDIFGSTPQPVPDRPYFVYISTIEPRKNHLLLLNIWRRLVERWGEAAPILVLIGKRGWENENVIDILERGETLRDHVIEAGEVSDNRMHALVAGARAMLMPSFAEGFGMPVVEALAAGVPVICSDIVAHREVGGEAPDYLDPLDGLGWMQAIEAYSQPDAPARAAQIARLSTWRAPTWSDYFDIVTDIIEEVTVSVS, encoded by the coding sequence ATGGGCCTGCGCCCCTTCAACGCGCCGGGTGCGCGCCTGGCCTTGCGGTCGAAGCGCGCCAGCACCCTGCTGTCGGGAACGGGCGGCGACAGCGAGGTGATACTCGATATTTCGCGGCTGCTGTCCCGGTCCTTCCACCCCGCGCCCACGGGTATCGACCGGGTCGAATATGTCTATGCCCGCGAATTGCTGGCGCGGATGCCCGAACGCCTCGTCTTTTCCGCCGTGCATCCCGCGGGCGGCTATTATGGGCGGCTGGACAATTCCGCGGTGCGCCAGTTTCTGGCCTTCACCGCCGCCAAGTGGCGCAATGCGCGATCGGCGGACACCAAGGAGAGCAGGGCGGCGGTCGTCCGCCACCTGTTCGCCACGCGGCCCAGGCCCGTACCGCGCGCCACAGCGCCCCGCGTCTATCTGCAAGTGTCACCCCATCATCTGGACGACCATGAGAAGGTCCGTGCGATCCTGCGGGCCGAAGGCGCGAAGTTCATCACCCTGGTGCATGACGTCATCCCGCTCAGCCACCCGGAATATGCCCGCCCGCAGGGTGCGGACGAACATCGCCGTCGCGTGCGGACGATCGACAGTTTCGCGGCGGGCATCATCGGCAACAGCCAGGCGACCATCGACGCGCTGGAGCCGCATATGGCCCATGGCCTGGATGGACGCGCCGTCCGCGTCGCGCATTTCGGCGCGGATGCGCCTGACATTTTTGGCAGCACGCCGCAGCCAGTGCCGGACCGGCCCTATTTCGTCTATATTTCCACCATAGAGCCGCGGAAAAACCATCTTCTGTTGCTCAATATCTGGCGTCGCCTGGTCGAACGCTGGGGTGAAGCGGCCCCGATACTGGTGTTGATCGGCAAGCGGGGATGGGAAAATGAAAATGTCATCGACATATTGGAACGTGGGGAAACGCTGCGCGATCATGTGATCGAAGCGGGTGAGGTGTCGGACAATCGGATGCATGCGTTAGTGGCGGGGGCGCGCGCCATGTTGATGCCGTCCTTTGCCGAGGGGTTCGGCATGCCGGTGGTGGAAGCGCTGGCCGCCGGCGTCCCGGTCATTTGCAGCGACATCGTCGCGCATCGCGAAGTGGGCGGGGAAGCGCCGGACTATCTCGATCCGCTCGATGGCCTGGGGTGGATGCAGGCGATAGAGGCATATAGCCAGCCCGATGCACCGGCGCGTGCGGCGCAGATCGCCCGCCTGTCGACCTGGCGCGCGCCGACCTGGAGCGACTATTTTGATATCGTGACAGATATCATCGAAGAGGTGACAGTTTCTGTTTCTTGA
- a CDS encoding ATP-binding cassette domain-containing protein: MSFDIDLARKVGETDIRFQCRTSDGLVAVVGPSGIGKSTVLNMVAGIVKPDKGHVVIGGETLFDSRSGIALPVAARQAGYVFQDRRLFPHMRVLGNLRYARRTPQPLDFDWIVEALGIAALLDRWPSTLSGGEAQRVAIGRALLSGPRFLLLDEPLASLDEPRRVQIRAIIDRIKQELRIPILLVSHDQADIAQLADTIISLPPDGLSA, encoded by the coding sequence ATGTCCTTTGACATCGATCTTGCGCGCAAAGTCGGCGAAACCGACATCCGCTTCCAATGCCGCACCAGCGACGGCCTCGTCGCTGTGGTGGGGCCATCGGGTATCGGCAAGAGCACGGTGCTCAACATGGTCGCGGGCATCGTCAAACCGGACAAAGGCCATGTCGTCATCGGCGGCGAAACCCTGTTCGACAGCCGGTCGGGCATTGCCCTGCCTGTTGCCGCACGACAAGCGGGCTATGTCTTCCAGGACCGGCGGCTATTCCCTCACATGCGCGTGCTGGGCAATCTACGCTATGCCAGAAGAACGCCGCAGCCCCTCGATTTCGACTGGATCGTGGAGGCGCTCGGCATTGCCGCCCTGCTCGATCGTTGGCCCTCGACCCTGTCCGGTGGCGAGGCGCAGCGCGTCGCGATCGGCCGCGCCCTGTTATCCGGGCCGCGCTTCCTGTTGCTGGATGAACCGCTGGCGTCGCTGGACGAGCCGCGACGGGTACAGATCAGGGCCATCATCGACCGCATCAAGCAGGAATTGCGGATTCCAATCCTATTGGTCAGCCACGATCAGGCCGACATCGCCCAGTTGGCCGACACGATCATATCCCTGCCCCCGGACGGCCTGTCAGCATGA
- a CDS encoding capsule biosynthesis protein has translation MVEGAAKTFLFLQGPHGPYFAMLADALRDRGHRALRININGGDKVDWPGDATDYRGTFRNWPLFFDDFIVDHGVTDLILYGDCRPYHASAHGMARLRNLRVHVVEEGYIRPDFLTFQDDGVNGNSTLPLDPQWYLDQAQNLPPTPEDLPQVPSKFRTRARNTMRNGLSAAIMRPYFPFYRTHRPHSFLIESLSWCRKLIMRRKDARASADEWSHVQGKRYFTLPLQLNSDYQIRIHSPFGNMRAALRFVIKSFARHAPQDVLLVVKRHPLDSGLVGWDKLTRRLARQYGVSERVVYLADWDIDQVVQRSIGVVTVNSTVGTLALNAGKPVLVLGHAVYKVPGVVYSAGLDHFWSDPQKPDMALYSAFRRVLIDRCLIRGGLLSDTGLDMLVRHAVERLERHKGAAPSPASLGDHIHYAVH, from the coding sequence GTGGTTGAGGGCGCCGCGAAGACATTTCTGTTCCTGCAAGGACCACATGGCCCCTATTTCGCCATGCTTGCAGACGCGCTGCGCGACCGGGGCCATCGGGCGCTGCGGATCAACATCAATGGCGGCGACAAGGTCGACTGGCCGGGTGATGCGACGGACTATCGCGGCACCTTCCGCAACTGGCCGCTCTTCTTCGATGATTTCATCGTGGACCATGGTGTCACCGACCTAATTCTTTACGGCGATTGCCGCCCCTATCATGCGTCCGCCCATGGCATGGCCCGGCTGCGCAACTTGCGCGTTCATGTGGTGGAAGAAGGCTATATCCGGCCCGATTTCCTGACCTTTCAGGATGATGGGGTGAACGGCAATTCCACCCTGCCGCTGGACCCGCAATGGTATCTGGACCAGGCGCAGAACCTGCCGCCCACGCCCGAGGACTTGCCACAGGTTCCGTCGAAGTTTCGCACCCGCGCGCGCAACACCATGCGCAACGGGTTGTCCGCCGCGATCATGCGGCCCTATTTTCCATTCTACCGGACGCACAGGCCACACAGCTTCCTGATCGAATCCCTGTCCTGGTGCCGCAAGCTCATCATGCGGCGGAAGGACGCCCGCGCCTCTGCGGATGAATGGTCACATGTCCAGGGCAAGCGGTACTTCACCCTCCCGCTGCAACTCAATTCCGACTATCAAATCCGCATTCATTCGCCGTTCGGCAATATGCGGGCGGCGCTTCGCTTCGTGATCAAGAGCTTTGCCCGCCATGCGCCGCAGGACGTTCTGCTGGTCGTTAAACGGCATCCGCTGGATTCCGGGCTGGTCGGATGGGACAAGCTGACGCGACGTCTGGCCAGGCAATATGGCGTGTCAGAGAGGGTCGTCTATCTCGCCGACTGGGATATCGACCAGGTCGTGCAGCGCAGCATCGGGGTGGTTACCGTCAACAGCACGGTGGGAACATTGGCGCTGAACGCCGGAAAACCGGTGCTGGTTCTGGGGCATGCCGTGTATAAGGTTCCTGGCGTGGTCTATAGTGCCGGGCTGGACCATTTCTGGTCTGACCCGCAGAAGCCCGACATGGCGCTATATTCGGCATTCCGCCGCGTCTTGATCGATCGCTGCCTGATCCGGGGCGGGCTTCTCAGCGACACCGGCCTCGATATGCTGGTACGTCATGCCGTCGAGAGGCTGGAACGGCACAAGGGTGCAGCGCCATCTCCCGCGTCGCTGGGCGATCATATCCACTATGCGGTGCATTGA
- the modA gene encoding molybdate ABC transporter substrate-binding protein — MILLRFLTLLPLLFCAAAQAAPNDKGPILLAAASMQEAMSAAADSWAAKGHPRPIISFAGSSALARQIRAGAPADLFLSADEEWMTDVEHGGFLARGTRVDLAGNSLVLVSPAAKPVRLRIARGMPIARALGGGRLAMANPDAVPAGKYGKAALTALGVWPQVANRVARADNVRAALALVQRGEAPLGIVYATDARATRGVAVVGTFPSNSHTPIRYPLARLRTSRHPDAEPFRRFLLSASGKAILARYGFTPAS, encoded by the coding sequence ATGATCCTGTTGCGTTTCCTCACCCTGCTGCCGCTGCTCTTCTGCGCGGCGGCTCAGGCGGCCCCCAATGACAAAGGCCCCATCCTCCTGGCCGCAGCCAGCATGCAGGAAGCCATGAGCGCGGCCGCCGATTCATGGGCGGCCAAGGGCCATCCACGCCCGATCATTTCCTTTGCCGGCTCCTCCGCCCTGGCGCGGCAGATCAGGGCCGGGGCACCCGCCGATCTTTTCCTGTCCGCCGACGAGGAATGGATGACCGACGTCGAACATGGCGGATTCCTTGCACGGGGCACCCGTGTCGATCTGGCGGGCAACAGCCTGGTGCTGGTCAGCCCAGCGGCCAAGCCGGTCCGGCTACGTATCGCGCGCGGCATGCCGATCGCGCGGGCGTTAGGCGGGGGACGCCTCGCCATGGCCAATCCCGACGCCGTGCCAGCGGGAAAATATGGCAAGGCGGCGCTCACCGCGCTGGGCGTCTGGCCCCAGGTCGCCAACCGCGTCGCCCGGGCCGATAATGTCCGCGCCGCGCTGGCCCTCGTCCAGCGTGGCGAAGCGCCGCTCGGCATCGTCTATGCGACGGACGCCCGTGCAACACGCGGCGTAGCGGTGGTCGGTACATTTCCGTCGAACAGCCATACGCCGATCCGCTATCCACTGGCGAGACTGCGCACCAGCCGCCATCCCGACGCGGAACCCTTTCGCCGGTTCCTGCTATCAGCCTCGGGCAAGGCGATCCTGGCGCGCTACGGCTTCACGCCTGCCTCATGA
- a CDS encoding capsular polysaccharide export protein, LipB/KpsS family, producing MTAMPFLRSPPFPGIAAATAAVSISQSNDARHESVSDAVLDMIAQARIGGDFWGERPEGLQVLVQDAIGAVDLTSGDVMPEQIGILRATDGGGRSNMIGRRLPTCCDPWALVEQVRAVYAAPDDDIALVAGLSNVPVFDRDGRPIAPATLRVAAKSRIAQASYRDCFTGEPTDVAQAIGQLADWRRHIDGNRGIAAASGMAFWKQDVMRHFLWDGLGTPPFLSAKRGLHRAQQTGGALAIWPSRVPPSTSQEADSQGVAVARVEDGFLRSRGLGAALHPPGSVVVDRTGIYYDARQANDLENLLATHDFSATLVERARLLRLSICGSGVTKYGPGAGRMIGLPEGRRTVLAVGQVEDDLSVQLGGAGVDGNLDFLARVRSAEPDAWIVYRPHPDVQAGHRKGHLADATVLAHADMIDTGAPLMELVQAVDEVHVLSSLTGFEALMRDRPVTVHGMPFYAGWGLTRDLAQATGRRGRRLDVDQLVAATLILYPRYIDPVTQLPCGPEVMVDRLANGLTPPVTSLIRLRMLQGKLRRFMTVSAEFFRG from the coding sequence ATGACAGCCATGCCCTTCCTGCGATCGCCGCCATTCCCCGGCATTGCGGCTGCGACGGCCGCCGTCAGCATCAGCCAGAGCAATGACGCACGGCATGAGTCGGTATCCGACGCCGTGCTCGACATGATCGCCCAGGCGCGGATTGGCGGCGATTTCTGGGGAGAGCGGCCGGAGGGCCTCCAGGTCCTTGTGCAGGATGCTATCGGCGCGGTCGACCTGACGTCAGGCGACGTGATGCCGGAGCAGATCGGCATTTTGCGCGCGACCGATGGTGGAGGCAGGTCGAACATGATCGGGCGTCGTCTCCCGACATGCTGCGACCCCTGGGCGCTGGTCGAACAGGTGCGCGCCGTGTACGCCGCGCCGGACGATGACATTGCGTTGGTCGCAGGATTATCGAACGTGCCCGTATTCGATCGCGACGGCCGCCCGATCGCCCCGGCCACACTCCGTGTCGCGGCAAAATCGCGCATCGCCCAAGCGTCCTATCGCGACTGCTTCACCGGCGAACCGACAGACGTCGCGCAGGCGATCGGGCAACTGGCCGATTGGCGGCGTCATATCGATGGCAATCGCGGCATCGCGGCGGCCAGCGGCATGGCGTTCTGGAAGCAAGACGTCATGCGCCATTTCCTTTGGGACGGGCTGGGTACGCCGCCTTTCCTGTCCGCCAAGCGCGGTTTGCACAGGGCGCAGCAGACAGGCGGCGCACTGGCCATATGGCCTTCGCGCGTTCCGCCCTCCACATCGCAGGAGGCAGACTCTCAGGGCGTCGCCGTCGCGCGGGTGGAGGACGGGTTTCTTCGGTCGCGAGGATTGGGGGCGGCCCTGCATCCGCCCGGGTCGGTGGTTGTGGACCGGACCGGCATCTATTATGATGCCCGCCAGGCCAATGATCTGGAAAATCTGCTGGCGACGCATGATTTTTCGGCGACGCTCGTTGAACGCGCGCGCCTGCTGCGCCTGAGCATCTGCGGATCGGGCGTCACCAAATATGGGCCGGGGGCGGGGCGCATGATCGGCCTGCCGGAGGGGCGTCGCACGGTTCTGGCGGTCGGCCAGGTCGAAGACGATCTGTCGGTGCAACTGGGCGGGGCCGGGGTCGACGGGAATCTCGATTTTCTGGCGCGGGTGCGGTCAGCCGAGCCGGACGCCTGGATCGTGTATCGCCCGCATCCCGACGTGCAGGCCGGACACCGGAAGGGACATCTGGCCGACGCGACGGTGCTGGCGCATGCCGATATGATCGACACCGGCGCTCCGCTTATGGAATTGGTGCAGGCGGTGGACGAAGTGCATGTTCTGTCGTCACTCACCGGCTTCGAAGCGTTGATGCGTGATCGGCCCGTCACGGTCCATGGCATGCCCTTCTATGCCGGATGGGGATTGACGCGGGATCTGGCTCAGGCGACCGGTCGACGGGGGCGCAGGCTCGACGTGGATCAACTTGTCGCGGCGACACTCATTCTCTATCCCCGATATATTGACCCGGTCACACAATTACCTTGTGGTCCGGAAGTCATGGTGGATCGTTTAGCGAACGGATTGACGCCGCCGGTGACGTCGCTCATTCGACTGCGGATGCTACAAGGGAAGTTGCGCCGATTTATGACTGTGTCTGCCGAGTTCTTCCGTGGTTGA
- a CDS encoding NUDIX hydrolase, producing MTDPDRTAPEEVMWAGRFITAKKRGKWEYVGRARGIHAAVILAIDDAPDGRHILLVDQYRVPLGRRCIELPAGLVGDQEEGEDPSLAAARELEEETGFRPDRLENLGEFYSSPGMVSESFTLFRAHGLMQTGHGGGVEDEDIHVHRVPLATLGDQIAAWRAQGYAMDVKLLLLLGAAMVV from the coding sequence CCCGGACCGCACTGCCCCCGAAGAGGTGATGTGGGCGGGCCGCTTCATCACGGCCAAGAAACGGGGCAAATGGGAATATGTCGGTCGTGCGCGGGGCATCCATGCTGCCGTCATCCTTGCGATCGACGACGCGCCGGATGGCCGCCACATCCTGCTGGTCGATCAATATCGCGTGCCGCTGGGCCGCCGATGCATCGAATTGCCTGCCGGTCTGGTCGGCGATCAGGAAGAAGGGGAAGACCCCAGCCTCGCCGCCGCGCGCGAATTGGAAGAGGAAACCGGCTTCCGGCCCGACCGGCTGGAAAATCTCGGTGAATTCTACAGTTCGCCGGGCATGGTGTCGGAAAGCTTCACTCTGTTTCGCGCCCATGGACTGATGCAGACCGGCCATGGCGGCGGCGTGGAGGATGAGGATATTCACGTCCACCGCGTACCGCTCGCCACGCTCGGCGATCAGATCGCCGCCTGGCGCGCGCAGGGCTATGCGATGGACGTCAAGCTGCTCCTGTTGCTGGGCGCCGCCATGGTGGTGTAA
- a CDS encoding DUF6456 domain-containing protein, translating into MAATHVEQWIEDPDGIAQSILVNIGESPIAWLHARGHLSERHYRAGDLLRQDWEKAGLGARVTMRWDAAPRSGGMPGQPGDPTLAQLSARDRFDGAIRAAGPGLADILWRVACAGEGLVAAEKALGWPSRAGKLVLTLALERVAAWYRVA; encoded by the coding sequence ATGGCTGCCACCCATGTCGAACAATGGATCGAAGATCCGGACGGCATTGCGCAATCCATACTGGTGAATATCGGCGAATCGCCCATTGCCTGGTTGCACGCGCGGGGGCACCTGAGTGAGCGGCACTATCGGGCTGGAGACTTACTGCGACAGGATTGGGAGAAGGCCGGCCTCGGTGCGCGCGTCACCATGCGGTGGGATGCAGCCCCGCGCAGCGGCGGCATGCCGGGGCAGCCGGGTGATCCGACGCTGGCGCAATTGTCGGCGCGGGATCGTTTCGACGGAGCGATTCGCGCAGCCGGGCCGGGGCTGGCGGACATATTGTGGCGGGTAGCCTGCGCCGGGGAAGGGCTTGTCGCGGCGGAGAAAGCGTTGGGCTGGCCCAGCCGGGCTGGCAAGCTGGTGCTGACCCTGGCGCTGGAACGGGTGGCCGCCTGGTATCGGGTGGCGTGA
- a CDS encoding glycosyltransferase: MALNVLTLSTLFPDISRPNFGVFVERQARELASRPEADVTVVAPVGLPPWPLSLAARYAPLRALPRKERWRELTVYRPTFRIIPKFGGRTNVGAMTRAILPLVRRLHAEKPFDVIDASFFFPDGPVAQRLSKALGIPYSVKARGADIHYWGTQRSTRKMVLNAAHGAGGLLAVSEAMRRSMARMGIDADKIRVHYTGVDLDTFETGDRDAAKAALDFSGPVLLCVGALIPRKGQDLLVRALPLLPDVTLLLAGQGAFRRTLENLAQELGVERRVGFLGSVPHHKLPRIYTAADVMALPSESEGLANAWVESLACGTPIVITDVGGARELLDQPGAGRIVARDPEAIAQAVSALLDAPPAKSDVRAAALRFTWTANGDTLLTHLHDVAASG, from the coding sequence ATGGCGCTCAACGTCCTCACGCTATCGACCCTCTTTCCCGACATCAGCCGACCCAATTTCGGCGTGTTCGTGGAACGGCAAGCGCGCGAACTGGCGAGCCGCCCCGAAGCCGACGTCACCGTCGTCGCGCCGGTCGGCCTTCCGCCATGGCCTTTGTCGCTGGCAGCGCGTTACGCGCCGTTGCGTGCCTTGCCGCGCAAGGAACGATGGCGCGAACTGACCGTCTATCGCCCCACCTTCCGGATCATCCCCAAATTCGGTGGCCGGACCAATGTCGGCGCGATGACCCGCGCGATCCTGCCGCTGGTCCGAAGACTCCATGCAGAAAAGCCGTTCGACGTCATCGACGCCAGTTTCTTTTTTCCCGATGGCCCGGTCGCGCAACGGCTGTCGAAGGCGCTCGGCATTCCCTATTCGGTCAAGGCGCGCGGCGCCGACATCCACTATTGGGGTACGCAACGCAGCACCCGCAAGATGGTGCTGAACGCGGCGCATGGCGCGGGCGGCCTCCTTGCCGTGTCGGAAGCCATGCGGCGGTCGATGGCCCGGATGGGAATCGATGCCGACAAGATCCGGGTCCATTATACCGGCGTGGATCTCGACACGTTCGAGACAGGCGATCGCGATGCGGCCAAGGCGGCGCTGGATTTCAGTGGTCCCGTTCTCCTGTGCGTAGGCGCACTCATCCCGCGCAAGGGCCAGGATCTGCTGGTCCGCGCGCTGCCCCTGCTGCCCGACGTCACACTGCTGCTGGCGGGCCAGGGCGCTTTCCGGCGGACGCTGGAAAATCTGGCGCAGGAATTGGGCGTGGAACGGCGCGTGGGTTTCCTCGGCTCCGTGCCCCATCATAAACTACCACGAATTTATACCGCCGCCGACGTCATGGCGCTGCCGTCCGAATCGGAAGGACTGGCCAATGCCTGGGTCGAATCGCTGGCCTGCGGCACGCCCATCGTCATCACCGATGTCGGTGGCGCGCGCGAACTTCTCGATCAGCCCGGCGCGGGCCGGATCGTCGCGCGCGATCCCGAAGCCATCGCACAGGCCGTCAGCGCCCTGTTGGACGCGCCGCCCGCCAAATCGGATGTCCGCGCGGCAGCTTTACGGTTCACCTGGACGGCCAATGGCGACACGTTGCTCACCCATCTTCACGATGTCGCCGCGTCGGGTTGA